Proteins encoded by one window of Cuniculiplasma divulgatum:
- a CDS encoding chlorite dismutase family protein → MEEKTSELYMLIFSIKESKQEIIKKSLEENKEKIISNSGLKHLNLYESLRGDCDIIGWVSADDPSNILSFLKVLKTIIDGKGEIVHSFHSIYQRSPYLKNSLKIEEQIQNSRKKYIIAYPMSKSNDWYILPYEDRKRIMDEHIRTAMTDPNNKDILSYTTYSFGIGDQEFVVIYETDSLYSWMKVTEKLREVEARKWIIKETPILTGIRI, encoded by the coding sequence ATGGAAGAAAAAACAAGTGAGTTATACATGCTGATTTTTTCTATTAAAGAGTCTAAGCAGGAAATTATTAAAAAAAGTTTAGAGGAGAATAAAGAAAAGATAATTAGTAATTCTGGATTAAAACACCTAAATCTATATGAATCTCTGAGAGGAGATTGCGATATTATTGGGTGGGTTTCAGCAGATGATCCCTCTAATATTCTCTCATTTCTAAAAGTATTGAAAACTATAATTGACGGTAAAGGAGAGATAGTGCATTCTTTTCATTCGATATACCAAAGATCACCATATTTGAAAAATTCACTGAAAATTGAGGAACAGATTCAGAACAGCAGGAAAAAATACATAATTGCATATCCAATGTCAAAATCAAATGACTGGTATATATTGCCTTATGAAGACAGAAAGAGAATAATGGATGAACATATAAGAACTGCAATGACAGATCCAAACAATAAAGATATTCTATCATATACAACTTATTCATTCGGTATAGGAGATCAGGAATTCGTTGTTATTTACGAAACAGATAGTCTTTACTCATGGATGAAGGTAACAGAAAAGCTTAGAGAAGTGGAGGCAAGGAAGTGGATCATAAAGGAAACACCAATTTTGACTGGAATCAGGATCTAG